In the Hordeum vulgare subsp. vulgare chromosome 7H, MorexV3_pseudomolecules_assembly, whole genome shotgun sequence genome, one interval contains:
- the LOC123413058 gene encoding expansin-like A4 → MARLLLVLVHAVAAAIAQSLPARASAAPSPSSSYLCGWCPRGSTASLLPPDAGALTGAACGYGGPDAVENAAEAGFHIAAVSSGFFRGGRACGACYQLRCRDRSACAQGGVKVIVADVATDANRTGGGQFQLTRDAFTALTASRVDGQLASLVDTGHTAVDVDFRRIPCAYKSKNLAVRVEESSCRDKGHLAVSFLYQGGQTDIVAVEVAKAPAPDAAESTAAPSPTNWQYMTRREGSPGVWRTPRAPAGPLQLRLVVTAGSGGKWLRADGAVLPAEWQPGAVYDTGLRVTDVAARTCSCFSASGDNDEEE, encoded by the coding sequence ATGGCtcgccttctcctcgtcctcgtccacgCGGTGGCCGCCGCCATCGCCCAATCACTGCCCGCGCGCGCTTCTGCTGCTCCCTCGCCGTCCTCGTCCTACCTCTGCGGCTGGTGCCCGCGCggctccaccgcctccctcctccctccggaCGCCGGCGCTCTCACCGGTGCTGCGTGCGGGTACGGAGGCCCGGATGCTGTTGAGAACGCCGCCGAAGCGGGGTTCCACATTGCGGCCGTCAGCTCTGGATTCTTCCGCGGCGGACGGGCCTGCGGGGCCTGCTACCAGCTGAGATGCAGGGACCGGAGCGCGTGCGCGCAGGGCGGCGTCAAGGTCATCGTCGCCGACGTGGCGACGGACGCGAACAGGACAGGCGGCGGCCAGTTTCAGCTCACTAGGGACGCCTTCACCGCCTTGACTGCTTCTCGTGTCGATGGTCAGCTCGCGAGCTTGGTGGACACGGGTCACACGGCCGTCGACGTCGACTTCAGGAGGATACCTTGCGCGTACAAGAGCAAGAACCTCGCGGTGAGGGTGGAGGAGTCGAGCTGCAGGGACAAGGGCCACCTAGCCGTCAGCTTCCTCTACCAGGGCGGCCAGACCGACATAGTCGCCGTCGAGGTGGCGAAGGCGCCGGCTCCTGATGCCGCCGAGAGCACCGCCGCACCGTCGCCAACGAACTGGCAGTACATGACGCGGCGCGAGGGGTCGCCTGGCGTGTGGCGCACGCCGCGCGCGCCGGCCGGCCCGCTGCAGCTCCGGCTCGTAGTCACCGCGGGCTCCGGCGGCAAGTGGCTTCGCGCCGACGGGGCGGTGCTCCCCGCGGAGTGGCAGCCCGGTGCGGTCTACGACACAGGGCTGCGGGTCACCGACGTCGCCGCGCGTACATGCAGCTGCTTCTCCGCCTCCGGAGACAACGACGAAGAGGAATAG